The Fluviispira sanaruensis sequence ACAAGTCGAATTCTCGATGCGCAGATCGTTGGTGATGAGCATTATGATACTGCACGTCGTGTTCAGCAGATTTTACAACGCTACAAAGAATTACAAGATATTATTGCAATTTTGGGTATGGATGAGCTTTCTGAAGAAGATAAACTTGTCGTTGGACGCGCACGCCGTATTGAGCGTTTCTTGTCTCAACCTTTCCACGTTGCTGAAGTCTTTACAGGTAACCCAGGTTGCTATGTAAAAGTTGCAGATACTGTTCGCAGTTTCAAAGAACTTTGCGACGGTAAATGGGATCATCTTCCTGAATCTGCCTTTTATATGGTGGGTGGAATCGATCAAGCAGTAGAAAAAGCTAAAAAGATGGGCGTTAGCGTTTAATTTGGGGTACTAAATTATTATGATCGATGCAAAAGACAAAATGAGAGTTGTTATTCTCACTCCATCTAAACGTCTCCTAGATTTATCTGGTGTTTCGGAGCTTTATTTTCCATCGGAACACGGTGCTCTTGGGGTATTGCCTGGTCACGCTCCAATGGTGACAGCTGTTGGTACGGGTGTTGTGCTTTACTCACAAAATGATGTTTCTGGATTTTTTAAAGTCGCTGGTGGTGTAGCGGAAATTACAGGTAATGCTGTTAATTTATTAGTAGATGTAGGAGAAGAAGCTGCTACGATTGATTTAGACAGGGCCAAAAGATCTCTTGAAAGAGCTGAAGGTAGATTAGCTGCGAAAGAGCTTGGCAATGTAGATGTCAAAAGAGCAGAGGGTTCTAAAGCAAGAGCGCTTGCACGTATTG is a genomic window containing:
- the atpC gene encoding ATP synthase F1 subunit epsilon codes for the protein MIDAKDKMRVVILTPSKRLLDLSGVSELYFPSEHGALGVLPGHAPMVTAVGTGVVLYSQNDVSGFFKVAGGVAEITGNAVNLLVDVGEEAATIDLDRAKRSLERAEGRLAAKELGNVDVKRAEGSKARALARIEVVNLHTNKHAKDKKSS